The Apium graveolens cultivar Ventura chromosome 10, ASM990537v1, whole genome shotgun sequence nucleotide sequence TACGTTTCTGCATCTGGTTATTCACACAAATTAAGTCCTGTGTATCAAGAAAGGAAGCAGAAAGCGAGTTGTCTTCGTCGCAAAGAAGCTATATCTGAAAATTAGCAGCTTCAACTATAATCTTTGCTTCTTGCAATGTTGCAGAAACCAAGGAGGCGATGAAGACAACTCACTTTCTGCTGCTTTTTTATAAGCAACTATTTTCAGATAATGAAGTTATTTGATCAGAaacttattattattttttttttaaagaaaagaAAGGAACAGTAGCAATCTTTTTAAAAAGTAGTGTTCTATCATCTATTTACCAAACACCTATAAATTTTCTATTAATGCACTTTCACCGACATGTTCAAGGTAAAGTAAATAAATCAAATATATAGGTGAGAGTGATATGCACAGGTACAAAACAATGGTGCTTCtgaaattttatttattcaatttAAGCACACCTAATAGCTCTTTAACTATGGGGTATGTTTTTAAACTGATCTTGAACAGCTGAAACTCTTGCTCTCTTGGCATGTTTTTTATCCAGTGACTTCAGTTTTGAAACTATCTACCTACTAGGCTACTACACAGAGACTAATTGTTAGCAGAATCCTTATGTTACTGATCTAAACAATTTCCATTCTGTTTTCGTAAAAAAATAAATTCCTGAGCATAACTTGCACTTAAGGAGGCATTGCTATCAACACTATAACCTGTAAAAGAAAGAGACTAAACAACAAATTGAATACTTGAAAGTTTTAATTTGATTAGACGATAAAGGACGTCTTAATTTAAGATATAATACGACTTTGTATCACAAATCCAAATTTTATTGAAGTTTACAGAGGGAGAGATTAAATCTAGCTCCCTCAACAATTGCATATTCTTTTATCTCATACATAACATCTTCTGTCTGAGGTCTCATGAACTACTACAAAAAACCAATTTTTTTGTGGACAAGCGATATCCGGTTGGGCCTAACGATAGATCCTTTTAGATCTACGGGCCGATCGCTGTATACAAAACGAAATACAGCCAACAGGATGCTGTATAGCTACCGCAGAAATACTAATACTGGCGTTGGATGAATTACTCCATACGTCCCAGTAATATATGATACACAAAAATACACATTAATTTAAAAACATTTCCCTGATACGACAGACAAATATGAGATATAACACCGGTGATTTTGGAGACTCTGGAAAATTGACTTTGCATGCATGTTTGATGTGTAAACACTGATTTTGATAGTTATAATGCACCCGCTTTTCTCACACGCTTTGCTGGACGCTTACCCTTACGATCAGAACCCTTGATCCGACCAACTTTATGCTTCATAGCAGCCAGTTGCGGTTTTAACTGCATCACATAATGTATTAAATGAATATCCCATTATTCCCACTTTCAAGATGACATATTATTATTAACAATCAAGGTCCTTACCGGTTTAGCATTCTGGAAAATAGAAAATGCTTGACTTCCAGATTAATCACAATGGCGGGCGAAAAATGATTATCTAAAGACTAGCAAAGATGGACACTAAATTTTAATAGTTAATACCTTGATGGGTTACTACTAAACAATTCATATGGGAAGCTGCAGACTACTAGCTAACTTCATGGGTGAATAGTTAATACGTAAGTCTCAACACACATCATGTGGTAATGCTCTAGAAGCTTACAAAGGCAATTAATTGTCTTTTCATGCAACTCCCCAATATGATGACAAACAAAAAATACGTGCAGCACATTTAACGTGGAAAATCATGCACTTTCTACAGTAAATTTTCCATATTCCTCATGAAGAAACATATCCATGCCCATGATAAATGGAGTAGTAACAACAAATATATGCGAAAGTACTATGAGCATTGATACTGATTTTTTTGAATTGCTTATGTGCTGCATAGGGCGGAATGACAGAGAAAATAAAACCTCTCCAACATTCCTGCGTATTATGTCATATGAGAGAGTGCATACCATGAACCTTAACTAATTTTATTTCTGTTCCCTTAGTAGCTCAGAGACAAATGAGAAGAGCATCAAGTGATATGGATGgtcaatggcattgttacgagtAGTTCACTGGCCAACAAGACTTGTGCATATATGATTACACATCTGATAAGTCTAATATCATTGATCAGTGATTCAGTGTTTCACTGTGTGTGTTGGGGGGGAGGTGAATTTTACCTTGTATACTTTCAAGAAATGTACTTAAGAGATGAACTAAAGCGagattataatttatatttagcAGATTACTTTCTGCTGAAACTTGGTATTTCTAGCAGCAAGGATGACATGTATCATGCAAATTGTCAGCACTGTAATCGGTATCAACCAGATTTATACTACAACTCTGGCCGACAATATTCATATTTCTATAAGGAAAAAGGCCAACATACCTTGTTTATGTACTTCAAATCCTTCTGAATTTGTTTTGTGCTCAGTTCCTGAAAGCAATATAAGAAGAAACAGACAGGAGAAGTTAGAGTTTTCAAGGCATAGGAATTCAACAAAAGCACACCGACCAGATATACCAATTATCTTAAAAATGACACTCCTTTGCTAAGTTTCAAAAAGGGGGCCTTCAGGCTATGAGGCAAAGTAAGCAGTGCCTTGTCAAAACACATAAGGCCGGGCAATTCCCTGAAGCAACATAAGAGGGCAACGCATGCAAAGGCTGCACCATGGTTTTAAGAGGCTTTCCGTGAAAAAAACAAAATTGGCGCATTGTcctaaatttatatttataatctTCACTGTTCAAGTACAGTTACTAATTAAACACTGGATTGTTAATTGGATTTATTTTTCTTCCTTTCTTTCTAGAGAAAAATTATTCACATGTTATTGGAGGACATTTAAATTTAATAGTTACTCAAATTTTCAACAACAATAAAATAGTTTcaattatatgtattattaacaATCAAATTCTGCTTTGTATTCTTTTATGTTTATCTATAAATTTTAGACTTACATGACGTTAATTATGCATTATATTACAGGGTTTTGCTACTTCTAGTCATGTTATGACTTACATGTTATGAATATCAAAATTATTTAAGGGTCACACTGCCATTGCTTCATCTTAAAGCGCTCGCTTTCAATCTATTGCCTCTTACCTAGGACGGTTGGACCTCACCTCCTCAGGCCGCCTAAGTGTTTTAAAACTAAACCCCGTTGGCATTTTTTGAAATACATAAAAGCAAAAGTAAGGAAACTGAATGTGAAACTTTACAGGAACTCAAAAGGTAAAATAAAACACATTGGCTACATGCCAATAAAGAAACGAGTTCAAGAATCCAACTGAAGTGGAAAAAGTCCTGCTCCATACATGGACCAATGACCATATATACCTGTGACTGGAAACGGAAATATAAGAATTATTTGAGGAGAGAGCAATTATTACCTGTGGAACAGCACAATCAGCATGGCTTGGATCCCAAAGGATAGAGTCAGAACACTCCCAGGTATTAGTTTGACGTTCATAAAGCGGAGCTCTGCGGAATAATAGCAAAAGACCATATCTACcttaattagaattattattaaCCAACAATGTGGAGAATTTAAGGGGAAAAAAATTATGCATGCATTAGTAATATCTTGGGAGAAAATTACTTAAATCATTTATGGCTGTCTCATGGCTGAGGAAACTACATGTGTAGCATTGGAGCAACTCATAATAAAATTGCATAAAGAATGCCTAATTTACCTAACGGACGCCTTACCGCCTAGGTCTCCAGACTGTTTGGTAGCGTCGTGGTTCGTCAATATGCCTTGTGGCCTTGACAATTATTTAATTAAGCAATAAAATATAAACAAAAGTGGCGAGCCGATCCCATGAAAACCATAACAATGATCCCATGAAAACCATAAAAATTTAGGCAAATCATGCAAATTAGTTTATATTAATTTACGACTTTGAATGAAGGTTTATATCAATTTGAAGCAATTTCATGAAATCAAAAGGGAATGGAAATATGTGGCAACTGGCAAGTCATAACCAAATGTAAATGTAGACCGCCACTTAACAAATTTGTTTTTAGACATTTTTGTGACAATGATATGACACACATACATGAACTAACTACATCCAATGTAATGTGATTTATGAAGTTACAATTATTATTCAATGAATAGAATGTTTATCTTATTCAACAGTATGGATCTTTTGATTTTCTTCAATTTAAACATGGgaaaaaatcattataaatcAGCTGAAACTTCATATACAGCGTCATTCATTTATTTACATCAAATTTATAGGGTTAAGTTGTCACAATGATATCTAATAAGAAGTTACTAAGGCGATCGCCTTGATTAACTTTATTGTTAGAcattttttggatgatccaactgTATAGATGTAATGTGTGGTACATGAACAAAAGTTATTCAAACTTCATGTGATCGTAATATATTCAAAAAggttaaattattatttaataatttaattttcgAGTAACTTCTAATATGCTACGATAAAAATGATACTTATTAGAATAGTTTCAAATTTATGTAAGATCAAATTTTGCTTAAGGTGTGTGGACATGCCACCAATCACACTTATGAGCAGTATTACAGAGAATTAGCAATTACTTTCCAGGTTTCAAAGTAATATACAACACTTGATAGATCCCTCGTTCCGTAAGGCAAGGCAACTTTCAAGactttaaaaaattattcttAACAATTACATGATAAAAGTATTCAATATTTTGCGTAGATTATGGTATATAATAATGGTATATACCACTTTTAAAATTAGAAACCAAAGCAATTTTGGTGTACCTGCGCCACTTCCCGCATACAGCGCCAGCAACATTCAATCCATACATGACTTGTCGGCATTGCAACCAATTACAAATCGAGATATGTATATTCTTTCGTAAATTTCCCTCCTGCGAAAAGGTATAAAGTATAAACATATACTTGTATATAGTACTCCATTAACTGACTTAACTGAAATAATTAAGTTGTTATGTACATATAGAACGTAGAAGGCTTACCTGAGAGCTCGCACCTACTGAAGGATGTATTTCCAACGGTTTCCCAATATTGACGATCTCACTGCTAAAGATCAGCATGGTAAGTTATAATAAAATTAAGTCCAACAAAGTAAAACTAGAGTGTAGCATTTAGCATTAATGGAGAATCAACATATATTAGCAAGGACAAAATGGAAAACTAAATATACGCTTACAATATTACCCATATGATAAGTTTTATTGTAAATTTAAACTTTTATCAACATGTGCATACACATATCCCCTGTTCTGTTACATTTCTTCTTCCTcgttttgtttttcctttttcgCATTGTTGTTACGGAGTAATATAATAGTAGACACTCCAAAATGTGCCAATTTAGAACATTCTCAAACAAAATTATCATGCCACTTTGCTAAGTAGCATAAAATAAGTGTATGTCTAGGTGGTCCACATCACAAAACAGATACTTTATCATTCTACATAAGAATCTCATTGGAAACTTAAAACATATTGTTAAAAGTTTTCCCAGAGGTTTATTGTGTATTTAGTCAGTTGTGATTACAAGGTAATCAGGCAATTGTGATTGCCAATTTAAAAATATTGTGTCAATATATTGGTTTCATCAAAAGCTGAAAGGCCCTTTTAATGGTACGTGACTGTACCATATTTCGTTctcataaaataatattattaataatcaACAAAATTATAATATCTTATAGTTCATATTCTtctttttattatatattagttCAACATAATTTATAGTTCCATAAGAAATACTTAAATACAAGGCATCTCATATTTACAAAGTCAAACTGTAAAACAAAAGTAATAATCATTACAAAATAACAGCAGTTAATCATTACAAAATACTTTATCATTCTACATAAGAATCTCATTGGAAACTTAAAACATATTGTTAAAAGTTTTCCCAGAGGTTTATTGTGTATTTAGTCAGTTGTGATTACAAGGTAATCAGGCAATTGTGATTGCCAATTTAAAAATATTGTGTCAATATATTGGTTTCATCAAAAGCTGAAAGGCCCTTTTAATGGTACGTGACTGTACCATATTTCGTTctcataaaataatattattaataatcaACAAAATTATAATATCTTATAGTTCATATTCTtctttttattatatattagttCAACATAATTTATAGTTCCATAAGAAATACTTAAATACAAGGCATCTCATATTTACAAAGTCAAACTGTAAAACAAAAGTAATAATCATTACAAAATCGTAGTGGTACATAGCATTATCAAGTAACATTACAAACACAAAATTCTGAAATGTAAAATGTATGATGCATCAGGAGAAGCGTTTGCATTAGTGAAAATGACTAGAGAATAAACAATTTGGTTCCAACAATTAGGTTTGCTGTGGAACTAGATAAACAAAGTACCAATAATTACATTTTTAGGAGTATGtcaaaaattaacaaaaaaaaggTCTAGATTCAAAGTCGACAAATCCAAATATCGAAAAGTAGAAGTTTGTTTCCTCTGGGCTCTGATTCATGTGTTAAATATACTCAAGAGTTATGAAGTATTTCAGGGAAGTGGTATACACATAAAATGCTATAATTATCAGTGTAATAGTATTGGTAGAGTTTTGCTTACGATCAACAAATTCTGTGAAAGAAATCCCTACAGAATTTAGTAATCAACTTTCTGGGTGATTATATTAGTTGACAATCTACAGAAAACTGATTGATTTTGTAGGATACCTTTCTAAGATCAGAATCAATATTTCACGACTTGAAAGTTAAAACACTGGACAGGAAAACTGACACGGAGCAATGATCCCCAAAAAGTAAAATATTTAAGTGAAGTTTATTGTTGGAACATACTTGGCAACTGGACCACAGTAATCAGGAATCTCTGCTTGAAATTCCGGGCCGACACGAACATTGCTGGTGTAAGGCTTGTTTTCATCCAGCAAACGTGATATGAAACTTGATGCGCACTTTGAAGTTGCATTTCTATTTCTGCTCGCTACACTCTTTTTCTTCACTGGTTCTCTGGAAATCTCCTTCAATGCCTCAGACCGCTTCTTCAAACAAGAATGACAAAACCGCTGAGTGCGGGGAATATTTTTTACAGGCGGGTTGCAGCAAGAGGTATGGAATGCCTCTTCACACTGATCACAAATTAGCATCTCTGATTGATCGCAAACTTTGCATGACAACAAACAGATACAGTTAATATTAGTACGAGGACCATTAGAAGAAGCACTTACTGCTTTATCTATCCCAAGAAATCTGCAAATAGAGGCAATTACATCTTTTTTGCAAATACCTTGTAAGCCATCCATAACCAATGCATCAGCTGAGGAGCAATCGCCAGTGTAATCCAATTTTGGCTCCGACGTGGTTGCACATAGATCCGTCTTTAATTGTGATGAAGAATAACTGTCATTCACATGGCATGCCTCTACAATTTTGAGCTCATCACGCTGTGAGTTTTCTATTAAACCCAATTCTTCAGCCTGAGAAGAGCAACCTTCTGGCGTTGACTTCAATAAAAGGAGTTCTTTATTGCACTCTGTAGGAAGCATAGCAGGAGCTCTATGAGTTTCAGTTTCTACCTCCGCTATAGAGTTTTCATGCTCTTTGGCGAATTCACAACTAATTTCTGAAAAAAAACTTCGACTTGGCTTTTCTTTGTTTGATGCTTGGTCGAGAACAGAAGAAGAGCTGTCTCGCAGCCTCCTTCGCTTATATACAAAGGTAATTAATGAAGTCCCAGACATTGTACCCACAGTTGAATGTTGTGATGAACTACTCATATGATTTAAAAGGCATGTACAGTTTCCTTCTCTCTCCATATCTTGGATGGATCTTTTATGGCCAATGATAGTATGTTTACATCCTGTACTTTTCTGCAAACTACCTCCACCAGCGGTCCAATCACGTATAAGCTCTTTTTCACCATTGTCAGATTTTAAAGAAATAGCAGCTTCGGTGGAACTAGAAAGGGAGCTCCGTATCAACATTGTCAACTTGATGCTTTTAGTACCCGACTGCCTCTTCTCTTAATCTCATAACAGTGGCACTATAAAATTGAATTGATGTTCCTTAGTGCATAAACAATCATGTATCTTCCTACTTGTACTAATTTTTCAAGAAACCAGATTAGAATATGAGATATTTACATGCaaaaagaaactttataagttaAACTTCCCGATATCTTAATACTGTAAGGTATGCTCCTTACACCCAACAACATGACATGGTTAGGCAGTCTAAAAAAAAGGCAAAATGTCAAGTACATTGTAAAGATGTAGTAGGTAAGCCTTATAACATGTAATATAGTGTCTGCAAGCTATGTACGTTTATGACACTTGTGGTATTCAACATTAAAATGACCTCAAACAGAAATTAAAAATTTGTCTGATTATCAGCTTCAGTATGCCTTTTTTCTCGTGCAGTTTATCATTTAAGGAACGAGAAAGGTAAAATATAACatatatagacacacacacacacacaaacacacacacatatatatatacgtCATCTCAGTTCGATTTAAAACTTCAGACATGCATTCTCTTTGAGTTCTCTTAGTATCACATGAACCAAAATACAACTGAAAAAATGACACTTTCAAATAACACAATCAATAGCTTTTCCCAACATACAACTAAATATCGTTTATTGACTTGCGCTCACCTATACATCTAATTTCTGTCTAAAGAAATGTTGTCTGTGAAAAGAGGCCTCAAAAGAAAGTGTTTTACAAATTTACAAGGAAGGCAGCATGAAATGGAAGCTATGATCCTAGCATCATGTCTAGCATCAAGAAAAGACCACAAAAATGGATGCTATGAATCTAGCACCACCTCTACCATCAAATGCATCCGGGTTTATTGGAAATTCTCCTAAAACCCTTCCTTTTGCTTTTTTGCAGGCTAAATGAAGCCATACAAACAACTTCCACTTTTTCCGATATTTAATTTCCCCAAAGGCTGAAACTAGAGAATCGATAAAAATGAGGGCTCGATCATCCTAACATAGCAAGACACTAACAATTAACAACTAAATGTCCCGAGGCAATTAAAATAATCTCACAATTAGGTGCCAACAAATAATCTCACAATTAGGTGCCAACAAAACATAAGGTGATTCTGCAATGATTAAGGTCTATACAACCTTAATTCTATTCCAAAAACCCCATTTTTCCATTTGCACACCTCGATTAATACCCGAACCAAGTAAATTTGCTTCAACACTTACAACTTCTTACAAAAATTAAACTTTCAAAACCTATCAGACAAAACTTAACCATTTATCAACAAAAACACATAGATACACCAAACCCCACATAGATACACATAAATTCAAGAATGTATTCAGCAACTAGATACACAAATCATACATAAGACAATTCAATAAACATAAGACAATTCAagatacatacatatatatctACAGACAACTTAAAAAGAGTGTGTAAATAATAAATTTCAGTTTATACCTGATGGATCTGAAGATGAGAGGAACATAAGACAGCAACACAGGTTGTTCTTACAATCCCCTCACAGGAAAAAACGCACCCCCTcttatgtatgtatgtatgtgttgTGTTCTGTTGTGCTGTGCCTATGTTATGTAATGTAATGTATATCTCTTATAAACAAGACTCTGCCCCCTTTGTAATGTGTAATGTGTTCACTTATATAGGTGGCTCTAATACAACTCTAGAAAGTTTTTGAAATTCACACTTTTTTCCCTCAAGTTGTAAATTGTCAAAATATCACCCAACAAGTTTTGTTAATACACAATGCATATTGATATGAAAATCTATGAACTTTTAGGAAATATAGGTTCCGAGTATGTTATCCGATAAATATTACAAACATAATGTACCTGTGATCATTATGTTATTGGGTAAATATTGCATACTTGATTAGATGGCGAGTATGTTACCGGTTAAATATTGCAAATACAGTTTATGTGCTCAGAGTTTATGTGTTCAGAGCTATTCCGATTACAGAAATATATCGGTAGTATATTCAAACGATAGTGATAACTTTTAATTGATGAAGATCATCGTACGGTATTTTGATATTATAACTACGCGGGAAAGAGTTTGTTATGATGCTTTTGAAAAGATGATAACGGTTAAAATAACAGTGTGTGTATATTTTGCGCGGCAAAAAGGTTTGTTAAGctatattaaaaaaaatacgAAATATATTAATTATGTTCACTTACTATTTTGATTAGAATATAGAAATGTTTTGGTTATACATACTTATTTGATTCGTAAAGATGAATGCTACTTAATTACCATCAATTGTTTTGGTTGCAATATAGAAAATGTTTCGGTTATACGTACTTATATGATTCGTTTTATCAAAATATAatgataaatttataatttttaggTTGTCGtgattgttaaaagatttttgaaaaaaataaaatttattgaACGATCACATTTCTGATTATAATATAAAATAGAATTCAGTTGTATATACTTATTTGGCCCGATTTATCAAAATATAACAATAGCTTTTAATTCTTTAAGTTGTTAAGTATATATTACTTTTCGCCGCAAAAGCTTTGTTAAGAAATTTTGATAGAGTATATATTTATTTCAAAAGATTTTATTCTCGTATCTAAGATATTATAGTATTAATTGGATATTATTGTTTAGAATCTATTATTTCATGACACCAAATAAAGAATTTCCAAATTTAGAAGGGGACTTTTTTGGCATGGCTCCGAAAGAAATTCGGATTTCGTGGATTGCATGCTTTGAGCCTTAACTTGAGTTTTAAATGTTAGAATTAAGCGATTTTACAGCGCATGCGAAACTAACGGAATTATCTACAATTTATAATTGGTCCAACATTAAGATTCCAATTAGCGCAGCCCATAATGAGATCTGAAGAACATATTATGAATTTTAAATCACAATTCAATttattttggatttttttttatattatctTAGAAATCATTAAAACTCTTTATTATATACGGTTTTAGAGATATTATATACAGACTACCATAATATGTAGTAGAATAAAATAGATCTAGTTGTACTCTTGAGAAATAAGAAATAAGGGAGAGGAGCACTTTGAGAATAATGAGCGAATGGATTCGCCCggatttcaaaaaaaaaaattatatgattTAAGCTTTAACTATTATATTTATGGTTTGTGCTATTaatatatttttgattttttatatAATGAGTTGCTAGTCTCGTTAATCAAGAGTTGAGTAGTATTTTTATTGTGATTGTTATTTTCTCGTGattgttaatctgtcattgagtGCTTAACACAATTAAAGGAATCGTGAATATTTGATTGTATCTAGGAATTATAATGAACcgggagaggagttgtaattatagtacatgatatgatatacacaatttaagtattagatcgaAAAATAAATATGAGAATTGTGAAACCGATGATCCTTGATTCTTAATAATATATGTTTGTACTTTGTTTCACCATGTGAGTGACTTTCGAGGGATAGGTGCATGCATTATTTTCTACCTTGGGAGAGAATTTTATAAACACAAGAATGGTTATTTTTAGCTAACAAAATACACAAATTAGACATTTATGATAGTCAATTGAAGAAGcataattcctaaattattttctctcatgaatattaaataattttaatttatttattagattaatttaattattaatcacACAACACAAAATTCGTTCCCACATTTTTAAACTGTGAGGGATAAAATACTTGGAGATGGTATTAAGGTGAGTCATTCCCCATGAACAAAACTCTTAAAAATACACAAGTTAAAAAATGGAATCAATTGAACGATCACTAACTCTTTTGATTATAATATCGAAATATGGCAGTTGTATGTACTTATTTGGTTCATCTTATAAAAAAATAATGATAACTTTTACGAGAGTATATTCAGttcagattttaaaagattttaacaTACTGATAATAATTTGTCGATTTTAAAAATTGTTGTTGATTCTAGTTCTACAAAGAGTTTGGCAAGTTGGATGTCACAGGTTTAGTAGAATACTTTAAAATCTCATAGAATTTTACTGAATTTAAAAAGATATAAAAAACTAGCTAATTCATCAAAATGTAATATTTAAGTAATCCACAAAAATCATGACCTTTTGAAAAATGTGAGATTCTAAATAGGGACTTTAATCTTTGATTAAATACCGCgagattttaaaatatttttcaaaatccaTACCGAATATCCCAAATTTAAAAGGTTTTTTATaaaattcaaatataatatattcaAAATCCAGATTGAATATCCCAACTTTTATAGAGGATCTTTTAAAAATCTAAATATAATATcttcaaatttaaattaaatataccTTGATTTTCAAAATGTAAAAATATCAAGATTGAAAACACACTCATACATTAATTCTTTAAGTTTTTGTAAAGTTTTAATTTCTTTGTGGATGAAAAGGTTTGTCAagaagttttttttaaaatatgtcTAATCGATGACCAATATAACAAACCGTTGTCAATTATAAAACAATTTTAACAATGACAACAACAATTTAATTTTTATCACCCTATCATAGGAATTAATTATCTACATCATAAATGATGTAATCTAAATCGACCAACATTTATTTACACATTGCCAGAAATACTTTCGAGAAATGTCAATACGAATTTCAGGATTACGAGTTGTCAACGACCGTCATCGAACTTATAATacaatttatataataatttgttTAATAGAGATTCTACAATATTTATTGATTTGGAACTATGATCAAAATAACTAAATGTCAAGGTTGAACTGAATCCTACATTTCGAATAGTCAAAGTACCATCACCGTCAGAGTTATTTCAGttgaatattaatatttttgtGACTAGAGAATTATCAAACATTTGTCAAACaatttaaaaaatttcaattaAACAAACAACGCGAATCAACTTCATATTATTTTGCTGAGCAAACCACAATACATAACTACAATTCTTTCTGTTTTCTTGCTCCGTTTTTTTCACAAGTTTTTTTATTGCATATTTCGCAACAAAAAAAATATACTAAATAAAAGTTCATGATTTAAGTAATTCATGATTATTTTCATACAAAGTTTATTGTTACTTTGATTTAAACTAATTATATATAGTTCAACCGTTACATGATAATTTCTTTAGACATGAAATAatacaaaaataataataagttACGGCGTATCCTTTAAAGTACAGTAACAGTTCTAACATTCCAACGTTTTATTCATTTAAAATGTCGTCCCTTGAATTTTTATATTATCTCTATCCTTCCTCACCTTTTATTGATATGTTATCACATTCAATCAATTTATCGTAACATTAGTGAAAAATTGACTGCTTTTCGTTTGTCACATTTGTGTAGACTTCATCACAAAAGTCACAGTTATGCAATTCTTTAAATAATTAGAACTTTTTATGACATAATTATGCCATAAATTGAAGTTTGTATAAGTATATTATATGTTTGGTTGTGTATTCATGTCGGGGTATATATTTGATATGCCATAATACAATTAGGCCGAAGAAATATCATAAAAGCCCAATGGGCAAGGACCCCAAGACTGGGGGTGGTCCCCGGACACGTGGCACTCACACGGGACATCAACGGTCACATATTATTCAAAATAGCATGACAGCATCTTAGTCGTTTATGTGTCAAGACCTCAGGCTATCCCAACAATAAGGGGAAAGCT carries:
- the LOC141693048 gene encoding uncharacterized protein LOC141693048 isoform X1; the protein is MLIRSSLSSSTEAAISLKSDNGEKELIRDWTAGGGSLQKSTGCKHTIIGHKRSIQDMEREGNCTCLLNHMSSSSQHSTVGTMSGTSLITFVYKRRRLRDSSSSVLDQASNKEKPSRSFFSEISCEFAKEHENSIAEVETETHRAPAMLPTECNKELLLLKSTPEGCSSQAEELGLIENSQRDELKIVEACHVNDSYSSSQLKTDLCATTSEPKLDYTGDCSSADALVMDGLQVCDQSEMLICDQCEEAFHTSCCNPPVKNIPRTQRFCHSCLKKRSEALKEISREPVKKKSVASRNRNATSKCASSFISRLLDENKPYTSNVRVGPEFQAEIPDYCGPVANSEIVNIGKPLEIHPSVGASSQEGNLRKNIHISICNWLQCRQVMYGLNVAGAVCGKWRRAPLYERQTNTWECSDSILWDPSHADCAVPQELSTKQIQKDLKYINKLKPQLAAMKHKVGRIKGSDRKGKRPAKRVRKAGAL
- the LOC141693048 gene encoding uncharacterized protein LOC141693048 isoform X2, which produces MLIRSSLSSSTEAAISLKSDNGEKELIRDWTAGGGSLQKSTGCKHTIIGHKRSIQDMEREGNCTCLLNHMSSSSQHSTVGTMSGTSLITFVYKRRRLRDSSSSVLDQASNKEKPSRSFFSEISCEFAKEHENSIAEVETETHRAPAMLPTECNKELLLLKSTPEGCSSQAEELGLIENSQRDELKIVEACHVNDSYSSSQLKTDLCATTSEPKLDYTGDCSSADALVMDGLQVCDQSEMLICDQCEEAFHTSCCNPPVKNIPRTQRFCHSCLKKRSEALKEISREPVKKKSVASRNRNATSKCASSFISRLLDENKPYTSNVRVGPEFQAEIPDYCGPVANEIVNIGKPLEIHPSVGASSQEGNLRKNIHISICNWLQCRQVMYGLNVAGAVCGKWRRAPLYERQTNTWECSDSILWDPSHADCAVPQELSTKQIQKDLKYINKLKPQLAAMKHKVGRIKGSDRKGKRPAKRVRKAGAL